One Oscillospiraceae bacterium genomic region harbors:
- the tig gene encoding trigger factor yields MKLISCEKLEKSMVELQFSIDAETFKSAVNAAFKREGKKYAIPGFRKGKAPKAMIEKMYGKDLFQYDAINDLFPENYEAAVKEANIEVVGRPDAEVVSMSEDEGATLKVKVAVKPEVELGEYAGLTVNKDVKTVDEADVDAEIKRMQDRNGRLLTREGAAENGDTVDIDFEGFVDGVAFDGGKAEHYSLVLGSGSFIPGFEEQVVGHKAGEEFDVNVKFPEEYQAEELAGKDATFKIKLHEVQYKELPELDDDFAKDVSEYDTLDELKDSIRKGIQANHEKQADQKVENDLIDQVVNNMKADIPDAMIDSRIEELVQDFQYRISQQGLKLEQYLQYMGMTMEQFKEQFREQADKQVKMRLAMEAVVAKESIEATEEEFEAEIKRIADAYQMEADKVKSLVDAAAVKKDLAVNKAIDFVKSKANIVAGAAEEKKPAKKTTRKTTKKAAAKKDEEPKEEENKGE; encoded by the coding sequence ATGAAACTGATTTCCTGTGAAAAGCTCGAAAAGAGCATGGTCGAACTGCAGTTCTCTATTGACGCGGAGACCTTCAAATCCGCCGTCAACGCCGCTTTCAAGCGCGAGGGCAAGAAGTACGCCATCCCCGGCTTCCGCAAGGGCAAGGCTCCCAAGGCTATGATCGAGAAGATGTACGGCAAGGACCTGTTCCAGTACGACGCCATCAACGACCTGTTCCCCGAGAACTACGAGGCTGCCGTTAAGGAAGCCAACATCGAAGTTGTTGGCCGTCCCGATGCCGAGGTCGTTTCCATGTCTGAGGACGAGGGCGCTACCCTGAAGGTCAAGGTTGCCGTCAAGCCCGAGGTTGAGCTGGGCGAGTATGCCGGTTTAACTGTCAACAAAGATGTCAAGACTGTTGACGAGGCCGATGTTGACGCTGAGATCAAGCGCATGCAGGACCGCAACGGCCGTCTGCTGACCCGTGAGGGAGCTGCCGAGAACGGTGACACTGTGGATATCGACTTCGAGGGCTTTGTCGATGGCGTTGCTTTCGACGGCGGCAAGGCTGAGCACTATTCTCTGGTGCTGGGCAGCGGTTCCTTCATCCCCGGATTCGAGGAGCAGGTCGTTGGCCACAAGGCCGGTGAGGAGTTTGACGTCAACGTCAAGTTCCCCGAGGAGTATCAGGCTGAGGAGCTGGCTGGCAAGGACGCCACCTTCAAGATCAAGCTGCACGAGGTCCAGTACAAGGAGCTGCCCGAACTGGATGACGATTTCGCCAAGGACGTCAGCGAGTACGACACTCTGGACGAGCTGAAGGACTCTATCCGCAAGGGTATCCAGGCTAACCACGAGAAGCAGGCTGACCAGAAGGTCGAGAACGATCTGATTGACCAGGTCGTCAACAACATGAAGGCCGACATCCCCGATGCCATGATCGACTCCCGCATCGAGGAGCTGGTTCAGGACTTCCAGTACCGCATCTCCCAGCAGGGCCTCAAGCTCGAGCAGTACCTGCAGTACATGGGCATGACCATGGAACAGTTCAAGGAGCAGTTCCGTGAGCAGGCCGACAAGCAGGTCAAGATGCGTCTCGCCATGGAGGCTGTCGTTGCCAAGGAGAGCATCGAGGCTACCGAGGAAGAGTTCGAGGCCGAGATCAAGCGCATTGCCGATGCTTACCAGATGGAGGCTGACAAGGTCAAGAGCCTGGTCGACGCTGCTGCCGTCAAGAAGGATCTGGCTGTCAACAAGGCTATCGACTTCGTGAAGTCCAAGGCTAACATCGTTG
- a CDS encoding metallophosphoesterase produces MALFVIGDLHLSLGADKPMDIFPGWEGYLPRLEANWRKLISPGDTVVLAGDTSWAMNLNDTKADFAFIQNLPGQKWLLKGNHDYWWTTTRKMDKFLVDSGFDTLHILHNNACIIGDTALCGTRGWPFDDAAAQGEKLMAREAGRLRMSLQAAGDTPRKIAFLHYPPVYPGASAKELVEVLQEFGVTECYYGHLHGKSIRYAVQGTVDGIAYRLISADGLAFCPYKIG; encoded by the coding sequence ATGGCCCTGTTTGTGATCGGAGACCTGCACCTCTCCTTAGGGGCAGATAAACCCATGGATATCTTTCCCGGCTGGGAGGGGTATCTGCCCAGACTCGAAGCCAACTGGCGCAAACTCATCAGCCCCGGGGATACCGTGGTGCTGGCGGGGGATACCAGCTGGGCCATGAACCTGAACGATACCAAAGCCGACTTTGCCTTTATCCAGAACCTGCCGGGCCAGAAATGGCTGCTGAAGGGCAACCACGACTACTGGTGGACCACCACCCGTAAGATGGACAAATTTCTGGTGGATTCCGGCTTCGATACGCTGCATATCCTGCATAACAATGCCTGCATCATAGGCGATACGGCCCTCTGCGGCACCCGCGGCTGGCCTTTTGACGATGCAGCTGCCCAAGGGGAAAAGCTGATGGCGCGGGAGGCCGGCCGTCTGCGGATGAGCCTGCAGGCAGCGGGGGACACACCCCGCAAAATCGCCTTTCTGCATTACCCGCCGGTTTACCCCGGTGCCAGCGCGAAGGAACTGGTGGAGGTGCTGCAGGAGTTCGGTGTGACTGAATGTTATTATGGTCATCTGCACGGAAAATCGATTCGTTACGCTGTGCAGGGAACGGTGGACGGTATCGCCTACCGCCTGATTTCGGCGGATGGTCTGGCGTTCTGCCCCTATAAAATCGGCTGA
- the thrC gene encoding threonine synthase, producing MQFQSTRDSALRVSSSEAIVRGLAPKSGLFVPESFPKADLENWKSLPYPALAEQVLKGFLTDYSADFLHSATAATYGEAFGGKAGETVKVGDGVYALELWHGPTCAFKDYALQLMPKLLVEAKKNLGRTETTRILVATSGDTGKAALAGYADLDGIEIEVFYPNAGTSEIQHLQMATQKGDNVQVYAVEGNFDDAQTGVKRVFADESVAAELEARHIRLSSANSINWGRLVPQIVYYFYAYFRLAEQGAVAWGKPVDFCVPTGNFGDILAGYYAKQMGLPVGKLICASNKNNVLTDFIKTGTYDARRTFYKTTSPSMDILISSNLERLLLHTSGSAEKVEGWMQELAATGKYTVDAETLAKIQASFAAGYADDAAGAAEIRARFERDGYLCDTHTAVAFHVAEANRSDAPMVVLSTASPFKFPRDVLAALGETARESDFAAMAALTAKTGAAAPASLRELDKLPVRFNTVIEPAEIRAAALR from the coding sequence ATGCAGTTTCAGAGTACCAGAGATTCCGCACTCCGTGTTTCTTCGTCCGAGGCGATCGTGCGCGGTTTGGCACCCAAAAGCGGCCTGTTTGTGCCGGAATCCTTCCCCAAAGCAGATTTGGAAAACTGGAAGTCCCTGCCGTACCCGGCCCTGGCCGAACAGGTACTCAAAGGTTTCCTGACCGATTACAGCGCCGACTTCCTGCACAGTGCCACTGCAGCCACCTACGGTGAGGCGTTCGGCGGCAAGGCAGGCGAGACCGTCAAGGTCGGCGACGGCGTCTACGCGCTGGAACTGTGGCATGGCCCCACCTGCGCGTTCAAGGATTACGCCCTGCAGCTGATGCCCAAACTGCTGGTCGAAGCCAAAAAGAACCTGGGCCGCACCGAGACCACCCGCATTTTGGTGGCAACTTCCGGCGATACCGGCAAGGCTGCCTTGGCCGGTTATGCGGATCTGGACGGCATTGAGATCGAGGTCTTTTATCCCAACGCCGGCACTAGCGAGATCCAGCATTTGCAGATGGCTACCCAGAAGGGCGATAACGTCCAGGTCTACGCCGTCGAGGGTAACTTCGACGACGCTCAGACCGGCGTAAAGCGCGTCTTTGCCGATGAGTCCGTTGCCGCCGAGCTGGAAGCCCGCCACATCCGCCTGTCCAGCGCCAACTCCATCAACTGGGGCCGCCTGGTGCCGCAGATCGTCTACTACTTCTACGCCTACTTCCGCCTGGCGGAGCAGGGCGCTGTCGCATGGGGCAAGCCTGTTGATTTCTGCGTGCCCACTGGCAATTTTGGCGACATTCTGGCCGGTTACTACGCCAAACAGATGGGTCTGCCCGTGGGTAAGCTGATCTGTGCCTCCAACAAGAATAACGTCCTGACGGACTTTATCAAGACCGGCACCTATGATGCCCGCCGCACCTTCTACAAGACTACCTCGCCGTCCATGGACATCCTGATCTCCTCCAACCTCGAGCGCCTGCTGCTGCACACCAGCGGCAGTGCCGAAAAGGTCGAGGGCTGGATGCAGGAACTGGCCGCCACCGGCAAGTACACCGTGGATGCCGAGACGCTGGCGAAAATTCAGGCCAGCTTCGCCGCCGGTTACGCCGATGACGCTGCCGGTGCCGCCGAGATCCGCGCACGCTTTGAGCGCGACGGCTACCTCTGCGACACCCACACAGCCGTGGCGTTCCATGTGGCCGAAGCCAACCGCAGCGACGCGCCGATGGTGGTGCTCTCCACCGCCAGCCCGTTCAAGTTCCCGCGTGATGTACTGGCCGCTCTGGGCGAGACCGCCCGGGAAAGTGACTTTGCCGCTATGGCCGCGCTGACCGCCAAGACCGGCGCCGCGGCCCCGGCCAGCCTGCGTGAACTGGATAAACTGCCGGTACGCTTCAACACCGTCATCGAGCCTGCAGAGATCCGCGCCGCAGCCCTGCGCTGA
- a CDS encoding YraN family protein gives MTENIGRKGEALAAKYYMHRGYLLLNHNYRTRMGELDLVLYKDGQLVFAEVKTRAGRMLDAPAAAVDARKQRRLILAAQYYLQHSPYADASIRFDVVEVTPAGDAWQIHCIPDAFQC, from the coding sequence ATGACTGAGAACATCGGCCGTAAAGGCGAGGCCCTGGCTGCCAAGTACTACATGCACCGCGGTTACCTGCTGTTAAACCACAACTACCGCACCCGCATGGGGGAACTGGACCTTGTTTTGTATAAAGACGGCCAGCTCGTCTTTGCCGAGGTCAAGACTCGGGCGGGCCGCATGCTGGATGCCCCGGCCGCGGCCGTGGATGCCCGCAAACAGCGCCGCCTGATTTTAGCGGCTCAATACTACCTGCAGCACAGCCCTTATGCAGACGCCAGCATCCGCTTTGACGTGGTGGAAGTTACCCCCGCAGGCGATGCCTGGCAGATCCATTGTATCCCGGATGCGTTCCAATGCTAA
- the rnhB gene encoding ribonuclease HII codes for MPKTTSSKTTRTSRTTKTKPSSDSLYAFDAEKRAAHGVICGVDEAGRGPLCGPVCCAAVILNPDNPIEGVNDSKKLTEKRREALFDEITRCALAYKIVFITPQEIDERNILWATMDGMAQAVAGLDLRPDHVLIDGNRCPPGLAQTAESVVKGDANSASIAAASILAKVSRDRYMLELDKQYPQYQLAKHKGYPTKLHYELIARYGIQPFYRRSFLKKQGYWHD; via the coding sequence ATGCCGAAGACGACTTCCTCGAAGACGACCCGGACTTCACGGACGACGAAGACTAAGCCATCCAGTGATTCCCTTTACGCCTTTGACGCCGAAAAGCGCGCCGCCCATGGTGTTATCTGCGGCGTAGACGAAGCGGGCCGCGGCCCCTTGTGCGGGCCGGTCTGCTGTGCCGCCGTCATCCTGAACCCGGATAACCCCATCGAGGGGGTCAACGACTCCAAAAAGCTGACCGAGAAGCGCCGCGAGGCTTTGTTTGACGAGATCACCCGCTGCGCCCTTGCCTATAAGATCGTCTTCATCACGCCACAGGAGATCGACGAGCGCAATATCCTCTGGGCTACTATGGACGGCATGGCGCAGGCAGTAGCAGGGCTGGACCTCCGGCCGGATCATGTGCTCATCGATGGCAATCGCTGCCCGCCCGGCCTTGCCCAGACGGCAGAATCCGTCGTCAAGGGCGATGCCAACAGTGCGTCCATCGCGGCAGCATCCATCTTGGCCAAGGTCAGCCGTGACCGCTACATGCTGGAACTGGACAAGCAGTACCCCCAGTACCAGCTGGCCAAACACAAAGGCTATCCCACCAAGCTGCATTATGAGCTGATCGCCCGGTACGGCATCCAGCCCTTTTACCGCCGCAGCTTTTTGAAAAAGCAGGGCTACTGGCATGACTGA
- the ylqF gene encoding ribosome biogenesis GTPase YlqF: protein MSQSDIINSRQIQWFPGHMTKTLRLMEKEIRNVDCVLQILDARIPLSSLNPEIERITAGKPHLYILNKADLADPEITKQWLAYFKSAGAGCLAMDSKQRGRATAAKGPIEKELSALMARRRNRGMVGAAIRVMVVGIPNVGKSTFINSFAGTTRAKAANKPGVTRGKQWISVDNFDLMDMPGVLWKKFDSLETASNLAFIGSIRDDILDIEELACGLLSSVRGIYPEQLLARYKLDESALELPPYDLLQAIGAKRGMLISGGEVDTERAAKMLVGEFRASKWGRLSLERPPHRDTAEEVDDYAEDDFLEDDPDFTDDED from the coding sequence ATGAGCCAGAGTGACATCATCAACAGCCGTCAGATCCAGTGGTTCCCCGGTCACATGACCAAGACCCTGCGCCTGATGGAAAAAGAGATCCGCAATGTGGACTGCGTTTTGCAGATCCTCGACGCGCGTATCCCGCTTTCCAGCCTGAACCCAGAGATCGAGCGGATCACGGCGGGCAAGCCCCACCTGTATATCCTCAATAAGGCCGACCTGGCTGACCCCGAGATCACCAAGCAGTGGCTGGCCTATTTTAAAAGTGCCGGGGCTGGCTGCCTGGCCATGGATTCCAAGCAGCGGGGCCGCGCCACCGCCGCCAAAGGCCCCATCGAGAAAGAGCTTTCTGCCCTGATGGCCCGCCGCCGCAACCGCGGCATGGTGGGTGCCGCCATCCGCGTGATGGTGGTGGGCATCCCCAACGTGGGCAAGTCCACTTTCATCAACTCCTTCGCAGGCACCACCCGCGCCAAAGCTGCCAACAAGCCCGGTGTCACCCGCGGCAAGCAGTGGATCTCCGTCGATAACTTCGACCTGATGGACATGCCCGGTGTGCTGTGGAAGAAGTTTGACTCGCTGGAAACAGCCTCCAACCTCGCCTTCATCGGCTCCATCCGCGACGACATCCTTGACATCGAGGAGCTGGCCTGCGGCTTGCTTTCCAGCGTGCGGGGCATCTACCCGGAGCAGCTGTTGGCCCGCTACAAGCTGGACGAGAGCGCACTGGAACTGCCGCCCTACGATCTTTTGCAGGCCATCGGCGCTAAGCGCGGCATGCTGATCTCCGGCGGCGAGGTGGATACCGAGCGCGCCGCCAAGATGCTGGTGGGGGAGTTCCGCGCCAGCAAGTGGGGCCGTCTCTCGCTGGAGCGCCCGCCCCACCGCGATACCGCAGAGGAGGTGGACGACTATGCCGAAGACGACTTCCTCGAAGACGACCCGGACTTCACGGACGACGAAGACTAA
- the lepB gene encoding signal peptidase I, whose amino-acid sequence MPFKDRYKRNKDILEWYDALAVAVAVIALVFTFGLRVVQVDGHSMQPTLLNGERLLMTPLKTPDYGDVVIVDSYIPYGKPLVKRVIGKAGDTIDIDFTAGIVYRNGEALDEPYTAEPTYTYEGMDFPLTVPDNCLFLMGDNRNGSKDSRSTDIGCVDTRDILGTALWRILPFSKIGAVQ is encoded by the coding sequence ATGCCCTTTAAAGACCGCTATAAACGCAACAAAGACATTTTAGAATGGTACGATGCCCTCGCCGTGGCCGTGGCGGTCATTGCGCTGGTATTCACCTTCGGCCTGCGGGTCGTGCAGGTGGATGGCCACTCGATGCAGCCCACGCTGTTAAATGGCGAGCGCCTGCTGATGACGCCGCTGAAGACCCCGGATTATGGCGACGTCGTCATCGTGGACAGCTACATCCCGTATGGCAAGCCGCTGGTCAAGCGGGTCATCGGCAAAGCGGGGGATACCATCGACATCGACTTTACCGCCGGTATCGTCTACCGCAATGGAGAAGCCCTGGACGAGCCCTACACCGCCGAGCCTACGTATACGTATGAGGGGATGGACTTCCCCCTGACCGTGCCGGACAACTGCCTGTTCCTGATGGGCGATAACCGCAACGGGTCCAAAGACAGCCGCAGCACCGATATTGGCTGCGTCGACACGCGGGACATCCTGGGCACGGCCCTGTGGCGCATCCTGCCTTTCAGTAAAATAGGAGCTGTGCAATGA
- the rplS gene encoding 50S ribosomal protein L19 — translation MDAIKHFTEGMIKENKPQFEVGDTVRVSVRIKEGDKERIQAFEGTVIAKKHGGIAETFTVRRTSYGVGVERVFPVNSPFVEKVEVVRRGKVRRAKLFYLRERTGKAAKVKARI, via the coding sequence ATGGACGCAATCAAGCATTTTACCGAGGGTATGATCAAAGAGAACAAGCCCCAGTTCGAAGTCGGCGACACCGTTCGCGTCTCCGTCCGTATCAAGGAAGGCGACAAGGAGCGTATCCAGGCTTTCGAGGGTACCGTTATTGCTAAGAAGCATGGCGGCATCGCTGAGACTTTCACCGTCCGCCGTACTTCCTACGGTGTCGGCGTTGAGCGTGTGTTCCCGGTCAACAGCCCGTTCGTTGAGAAGGTCGAGGTCGTTCGCCGCGGCAAGGTCCGTCGTGCGAAGCTCTTCTACCTGCGCGAGCGCACCGGCAAGGCCGCCAAGGTCAAGGCACGCATCTGA
- a CDS encoding TIGR03936 family radical SAM-associated protein, whose product MTTVRIFFEKCGEAAYISLLDLQRVFHRILKMSDLPVYYTQGYNPHIYLSFSCPLSLGQESLCESCEVKTEQEMIDGEAWKNALQPLMPRGIVITKVAPAVEKVAEIETAVYAVTMPKSGLAAIEAYNNAEQAEVTKKTKRGQKTLDLKQYLSHIDCEEAGDNIAFSVKLPCGSGEALNLNPSLLMDFLQQHGGAPIWQCRVLRTHLYNESGVDFE is encoded by the coding sequence TTGACTACAGTAAGAATCTTCTTTGAGAAATGCGGGGAGGCCGCCTACATCTCGCTGCTGGATCTGCAGCGGGTGTTCCACCGTATCTTAAAAATGAGCGATCTGCCGGTGTATTACACCCAAGGCTATAACCCGCACATCTACCTGTCCTTTTCCTGTCCGCTATCTTTAGGACAGGAGAGTCTGTGCGAAAGCTGCGAGGTCAAGACCGAGCAGGAGATGATCGACGGTGAGGCTTGGAAAAACGCTTTGCAGCCGTTGATGCCCCGCGGCATCGTCATTACCAAAGTGGCCCCGGCTGTGGAGAAGGTCGCCGAGATCGAAACGGCTGTCTACGCCGTCACAATGCCAAAAAGCGGCCTGGCTGCCATCGAGGCTTACAACAATGCTGAGCAGGCAGAGGTCACCAAAAAGACCAAGCGCGGCCAGAAAACGCTGGACCTCAAGCAGTATTTGAGCCATATCGACTGCGAGGAAGCCGGGGACAACATCGCGTTCTCGGTCAAGCTGCCATGCGGCAGCGGAGAAGCACTGAACCTGAATCCCTCGCTGCTGATGGACTTTTTACAGCAGCACGGCGGCGCACCCATCTGGCAGTGCCGTGTCCTGCGCACGCATCTTTATAACGAATCAGGCGTGGATTTTGAGTAA
- a CDS encoding TIGR03960 family B12-binding radical SAM protein encodes MAEFSPKFKEALSLVQKPGRYTGGEPGSVYKDKDKVDVRMAFCFPDTYEIGMSFLGEKILYDILNRHENWWCERAFMPWTDMKEQMERLDIPLYCLESKDPLTDFDIIGFSLEYELCYTNILAMLRLSGIPLRAADRDGSWPLIIAGGPCVCNAEPMADFFDVMQLGEGEQMLQDICAAVEQGKKQGWTKEQLLLEMAKIPGVYIPSFYDVTYKEDGRIEAVKPNRPGVPARVTKAIVKNMDDYEPPKNFVVPLVGAVQDRACVEVLRGCVRGCRFCQAGQLYRPFRERSPKLISESARQLCRNTGYDELSLSSLSTSDHSRLEDILDELNSWAEADHVSLSLPSLRVDNFSQSLVEKTTKVRKSGLTFAAEAGTQRLRDVINKNVTWEQIERGCRIAFSEGYTSVKLYFMMGLPTETMEDIKGIADTAQQVVDLFYTIPDRPKGKGVQVTISVACFVPKPDTPFQFCAQDRREELREKQKYLLSCVHSRKIKVNYHDSTTSVLEGVFAKGDRRLGKVIETAFENGAFFDTWEEYFDYDRWMNAFAACGIDPDFYNYRTIGLDEVTPWDHLDVGVTKAHLVREYNKALAAQTTQPCNRQCSACGANKLIGGPCFDYSKNLL; translated from the coding sequence ATGGCGGAATTTTCTCCCAAATTTAAAGAAGCACTGAGCCTGGTGCAGAAACCGGGCCGCTATACCGGCGGCGAGCCGGGCAGCGTGTATAAAGATAAAGACAAAGTGGATGTCCGCATGGCGTTCTGCTTCCCGGATACCTACGAGATCGGCATGTCCTTTTTGGGCGAGAAGATCTTGTACGACATCCTCAACCGCCACGAAAACTGGTGGTGCGAGCGTGCCTTCATGCCCTGGACCGACATGAAGGAGCAGATGGAGCGCCTGGACATTCCACTCTACTGCCTGGAAAGTAAAGACCCGCTGACGGATTTCGACATCATCGGCTTCTCGTTGGAATACGAACTTTGCTATACCAACATCCTGGCCATGCTGCGCCTGTCAGGCATCCCGCTGCGCGCTGCAGACCGTGACGGCAGCTGGCCGCTCATTATCGCGGGCGGCCCCTGCGTCTGCAACGCTGAGCCGATGGCGGATTTCTTCGACGTCATGCAGCTGGGTGAGGGTGAGCAGATGCTGCAGGACATCTGTGCCGCCGTGGAGCAGGGCAAAAAACAGGGGTGGACGAAAGAACAGCTGCTGCTGGAAATGGCTAAGATTCCCGGCGTCTACATCCCGTCTTTCTACGATGTAACGTATAAGGAGGACGGCCGCATCGAGGCCGTCAAGCCCAACCGCCCCGGCGTGCCTGCACGTGTCACCAAGGCCATCGTCAAAAATATGGACGACTATGAGCCGCCTAAAAACTTTGTGGTGCCTCTGGTCGGCGCCGTGCAGGACCGCGCCTGCGTCGAGGTGCTGCGCGGCTGTGTGCGCGGCTGCCGGTTTTGCCAGGCAGGCCAGCTGTACCGTCCCTTCCGCGAGCGCAGCCCCAAGCTTATCAGCGAGAGCGCCCGCCAGCTTTGCCGCAACACCGGCTATGACGAGCTGAGCCTTTCGAGCCTTTCCACCTCCGACCATTCCCGGCTGGAGGACATCCTGGATGAACTGAACAGCTGGGCTGAGGCCGACCACGTCAGCCTGTCGCTGCCCTCGCTGCGCGTGGACAACTTCTCCCAATCACTGGTGGAGAAAACCACCAAGGTGCGCAAGAGCGGCCTGACCTTTGCGGCCGAAGCCGGCACCCAGCGCCTGCGGGATGTCATCAACAAAAACGTCACCTGGGAGCAGATCGAGCGCGGCTGCCGCATCGCTTTCTCCGAGGGCTACACCTCAGTTAAGCTCTACTTCATGATGGGCCTGCCCACCGAGACGATGGAGGACATCAAAGGCATCGCTGACACCGCCCAGCAGGTGGTCGACCTGTTCTATACCATCCCCGACCGTCCGAAAGGCAAGGGCGTCCAGGTCACCATCAGTGTGGCCTGCTTCGTGCCCAAGCCGGACACCCCGTTCCAGTTCTGCGCCCAGGATCGACGTGAGGAACTGCGGGAAAAGCAGAAATATCTGCTTAGCTGTGTACATTCCCGCAAGATCAAGGTCAACTACCACGATTCCACCACCAGTGTGCTGGAGGGCGTCTTCGCCAAGGGCGACCGCCGCCTTGGTAAGGTCATCGAGACCGCCTTTGAGAATGGCGCCTTCTTCGATACCTGGGAGGAATATTTCGACTACGACCGCTGGATGAACGCCTTTGCTGCCTGCGGCATCGACCCGGACTTCTACAACTACCGCACCATCGGCCTGGACGAGGTCACGCCCTGGGACCACCTGGACGTAGGCGTCACCAAGGCCCACCTGGTGCGGGAGTACAACAAGGCGCTGGCTGCCCAGACGACCCAGCCCTGCAACCGCCAGTGCAGTGCCTGCGGTGCCAATAAACTGATCGGAGGTCCCTGCTTTGACTACAGTAAGAATCTTCTTTGA
- the tsf gene encoding translation elongation factor Ts — MAISAKDVMELRKQTDCGMMECKKALTQADGDFEKAIEILREQGLAAANKKAGRIAAEGMVYAVSFDNCAVVVEVNAETDFVAKNDKFVEFTKNLAKVVADENPADVEALMACKMGEGTVDDALKALILVIKENIKVRRFARYEGHCAAYVHGGGTHGVIVKFETSDEVAAKPEFAAFGKDIAMQIAAANPSYLNESDVPADVLAKEKEIVLAQMANDPKTANKPDAIKEKMAIGKLGKFYKESCLVDQAFIKDGGIDVKKYVADTAKALGGEITIASYTHFTKGEGLEKRNEDFAAEVAAAIKG; from the coding sequence ATGGCTATTTCTGCAAAAGACGTTATGGAACTGCGTAAGCAGACCGACTGCGGCATGATGGAGTGCAAAAAGGCTCTGACCCAGGCTGACGGCGACTTCGAGAAGGCAATCGAGATCCTGCGTGAGCAGGGCCTGGCTGCTGCCAACAAGAAGGCCGGCCGTATCGCCGCTGAGGGCATGGTCTATGCCGTTTCTTTCGACAACTGCGCTGTTGTCGTTGAGGTCAACGCCGAGACCGACTTCGTTGCCAAGAACGATAAGTTTGTTGAGTTCACCAAGAACCTGGCTAAGGTTGTTGCTGACGAGAACCCCGCCGACGTTGAGGCCCTGATGGCCTGCAAGATGGGCGAGGGCACCGTTGACGATGCCCTGAAGGCTCTGATCCTGGTCATCAAGGAGAACATCAAGGTTCGCCGCTTTGCCCGTTACGAGGGTCATTGCGCTGCTTACGTCCATGGCGGCGGCACCCACGGTGTCATCGTCAAGTTCGAGACCAGCGACGAGGTTGCTGCTAAGCCCGAGTTCGCTGCTTTCGGCAAGGACATTGCTATGCAGATCGCTGCTGCTAACCCCAGCTACCTGAACGAGTCCGATGTTCCGGCCGACGTTCTGGCTAAGGAGAAGGAGATCGTTCTGGCCCAGATGGCTAACGATCCCAAGACCGCCAACAAGCCCGACGCCATCAAAGAGAAGATGGCCATCGGCAAGCTGGGCAAGTTCTACAAGGAGAGCTGCTTGGTCGATCAGGCTTTCATCAAGGACGGCGGCATCGACGTCAAGAAGTACGTTGCTGATACCGCTAAGGCTCTGGGCGGCGAGATCACCATCGCTTCTTACACTCACTTCACCAAGGGTGAGGGTTTGGAGAAGCGCAACGAGGACTTCGCTGCTGAAGTCGCTGCTGCCATTAAGGGCTAA
- the rpsB gene encoding 30S ribosomal protein S2, which translates to MAVVSMKQLLEAGVHFGHQTRRWNPKMAKYIFTERNGIYIIDLQKTVKKLDEAYNFVRDTAAQGGEILFVGTKKQAQDSIRDEATRCGMHYVNARWLGGMMTNFRTIRKRIDRMEQLKTMQADGTFDLLPKKEVVKLELEMEKLDKYLGGVKNMKALPKAMFIVDPHKERIAVSEARKLNIPIVAIVDTNCDPDEIDYVIPGNDDAIRAVKLISGAMASAVLEGKQGVQEAPAAEEKTEA; encoded by the coding sequence TCCACTTCGGTCACCAGACCCGTCGTTGGAACCCCAAGATGGCTAAGTACATCTTCACCGAGCGCAACGGCATCTACATCATCGACCTGCAGAAGACCGTTAAGAAGCTGGATGAGGCTTACAACTTCGTGCGCGACACCGCTGCTCAGGGCGGCGAGATCCTGTTCGTCGGCACCAAGAAGCAGGCTCAGGATTCCATCCGTGACGAGGCTACCCGCTGCGGCATGCACTACGTCAACGCTCGTTGGCTGGGCGGCATGATGACCAACTTCCGCACCATCCGTAAGCGCATCGATCGTATGGAGCAGCTGAAGACCATGCAGGCCGACGGCACCTTCGATCTGCTGCCCAAGAAGGAAGTTGTCAAGCTCGAGCTCGAGATGGAGAAGCTGGACAAGTACCTGGGCGGCGTCAAGAACATGAAGGCCCTGCCGAAGGCTATGTTCATCGTTGACCCCCACAAGGAGCGCATCGCTGTCTCCGAGGCCCGCAAGCTGAACATCCCCATCGTTGCTATCGTTGATACCAACTGCGATCCCGATGAGATCGATTACGTGATCCCCGGCAACGACGACGCTATCCGCGCTGTCAAGCTGATCTCCGGTGCCATGGCCAGCGCTGTTCTGGAAGGCAAGCAGGGCGTCCAGGAGGCTCCCGCCGCTGAGGAGAAGACCGAGGCCTGA